Proteins encoded within one genomic window of Brassica rapa cultivar Chiifu-401-42 chromosome A09, CAAS_Brap_v3.01, whole genome shotgun sequence:
- the LOC103836793 gene encoding chalcone synthase 3 has protein sequence MCTPSSLDEIRKAQRADGPAGILAIGTANPANHVIQAEYPDYYFRITNSEHMIDLKEKFKRMCDKSGIRKRHMHLTEEFLKDNPNMCAYMAPSLDVRQDLVVVEVPKLGKEAAVKAINEWGQPKSRITHLVFCTTSGVDMPGADYQLTKLLGLCPSVKRLMMYQQGCFAGATVLRLAKDLAENNRGARVLVVCSEIIALFFRGPSDTHLDSLLGQALFSDGAAALVVGSDPDISVGEKPIFEMVSAAQTILPDSDGVINLQLREAGLTFHLLKHVPRLISKNIEKSLHEAFKPLGISDWNSLFWIAHPGGRAILDEVEKKLGLKAEKLRATRHVLSEYGNMTSACVLFILDEMRRKSAEDGVATTGEGLEWGVLFGFGPGLTVETLVLHSVPL, from the exons ATGTGCACGCCGTCTTCGTTGGACGAGATCAGAAAGGCACAGAGAGCAGATGGCCCTGCAGGTATCTTGGCGATAGGCACGGCCAACCCTGCGAACCATGTGATCCAAGCGGAGTATCCCGACTACTACTTCCGCATCACCAACAGCGAACACATGATCGACCTTAAGGAGAAGTTCAAGCGCATGT GCGACAAATCGGGGATAAGGAAACGGCACATGCACCTGACGGAAGAGTTTCTGAAGGACAATCCAAACATGTGCGCCTACATGGCTCCTTCTCTCGACGTTCGACAGGACCTAGTGGTGGTTGAAGTCCCTAAGCTAGGCAAAGAGGCGGCAGTGAAGGCCATCAACGAATGGGGTCAGCCCAAGTCCAGGATTACCCACCTTGTCTTCTGTACTACCTCAGGAGTTGACATGCCTGGTGCCGACTACCAGCTCACCAAGCTCCTTGGTCTTTGTCCTTCTGTCAAGCGTCTCATGATGTACCAGCAAGGTTGCTTCGCGGGGGCCACTGTCCTCCGTCTCGCCAAGGACCTCGCCGAGAACAACCGTGGCGCACGTGTTCTCGTCGTCTGCTCCGAGATCATAGCCCTCTTCTTCCGTGGCCCCTCTGACACCCACCTTGATTCCCTCCTCGGACAGGCCCTCTTCAGTGACGGCGCCGCCGCACTCGTTGTCGGTTCGGACCCGGACATCTCTGTGGGAGAGAAACCAATCTTTGAGATGGTGTCTGCCGCGCAGACCATCCTCCCAGACTCGGACGGCGTTATAAATTTACAGTTGAGGGAAGCGGGACTCACCTTCCATCTCCTGAAGCACGTCCCTAGGCTCATCTCGAAGAACATTGAAAAGAGTCTACACGAAGCGTTTAAACCGCTGGGGATAAGCGACTGGAACTCCCTCTTCTGGATAGCCCATCCTGGTGGTCGAGCGATCCTTGATGAGGTTGAGAAAAAGCTAGGACTCAAGGCAGAGAAGCTGAGGGCCACACGTCACGTGTTGAGCGAGTACGGAAACATGACGAGCGCGTGCGTCCTCTTCATATTGGACGAGATGAGGAGGAAGTCCGCCGAAGATGGTGTGGCCACGACAGGAGAAGGGTTGGAGTGGGGTGTCTTGTTTGGTTTCGGACCAGGTCTCACTGTTGAGACACTAGTCTTGCACAGCGTTCCTCTTTGA